The proteins below are encoded in one region of Dehalococcoidia bacterium:
- a CDS encoding GNAT family N-acetyltransferase, with the protein MSSVEVLPLTPERWPDLEALFGPRGAVGGCWCMWWRVPASAWESGKGEPNRKALRAIVDDGQSPGLLAYLKGKPVGWCSVAPRQDFTRLQRSRVLKPVDDTPVWSVVCFFIARGHRSKGVGSALLRAATDFAAGRGAAVVEGYPVDPKVGRMPDTFAYTGVPSMFIRAGFEEVERRSPGRPIMRKRLASTRP; encoded by the coding sequence ATGAGCAGCGTTGAGGTCCTGCCCCTCACGCCGGAGCGCTGGCCAGACCTCGAGGCGCTTTTCGGGCCGCGCGGCGCGGTCGGCGGCTGCTGGTGCATGTGGTGGCGCGTCCCGGCCTCAGCCTGGGAAAGCGGCAAAGGCGAACCGAACCGCAAAGCCCTCAGGGCAATCGTTGATGACGGGCAGTCACCCGGACTGCTTGCCTACCTCAAGGGCAAACCGGTCGGCTGGTGTTCCGTGGCGCCGCGCCAGGACTTCACGCGCCTGCAGCGGTCGCGCGTGCTCAAGCCAGTCGACGACACCCCGGTCTGGTCCGTCGTCTGCTTCTTCATCGCCCGTGGCCACCGAAGCAAGGGCGTCGGGTCTGCGCTGCTCCGGGCAGCCACGGACTTCGCCGCTGGCCGCGGCGCCGCGGTAGTCGAAGGTTATCCCGTGGACCCGAAGGTGGGCCGGATGCCGGACACCTTCGCCTATACGGGCGTGCCGTCGATGTTCATCCGGGCCGGCTTCGAGGAGGTCGAGCGCCGCTCTCCCGGACGGCCGATCATGCGCAAGCGGCTCGCTTCAACACGCCCTTAA
- a CDS encoding ABC transporter ATP-binding protein has protein sequence MDNDSTGTHLSLRGVSMVYAREGRHLQALSGIDLDVRQGEFVSVIGPSGCGKSTLLRIIGGLQAPTGGTVEVGGGPPREAQERKDIGFVFQDASLLPWRTVRGNVRLPLEVNRRAAGGDADRLIDLVGLGRFRDYHPHQLSGGMQQRVALARALVTSPKLLLMDEPFGALDEITRSAMRYELLRIWRASPGAERTVVFVTHSITEAVLLSDRVVVMTPQPGRIAATLEIDLPRPRDEELETAPEFLEYTRRLRALLRPVVAA, from the coding sequence ATGGACAACGATAGCACCGGCACCCACCTCTCCCTGCGCGGCGTCTCGATGGTCTACGCCAGGGAGGGGCGGCACCTCCAGGCCCTTTCCGGCATTGACCTGGACGTCCGCCAGGGCGAGTTCGTCTCGGTCATCGGCCCCAGCGGGTGCGGGAAGTCTACACTCCTGCGCATCATCGGCGGGCTCCAGGCGCCCACCGGCGGGACGGTCGAGGTCGGCGGCGGGCCGCCCCGCGAGGCGCAGGAGCGGAAGGACATTGGCTTCGTGTTCCAGGACGCCTCCCTGCTGCCCTGGCGGACGGTCCGCGGCAACGTCCGTCTGCCCCTGGAGGTGAACCGGCGCGCCGCCGGAGGCGACGCCGACCGCCTGATCGACCTCGTAGGGCTCGGGCGCTTCCGGGACTATCACCCGCACCAGCTCTCGGGCGGCATGCAGCAACGCGTCGCCCTGGCGCGCGCCCTCGTGACATCGCCGAAGCTGCTGCTAATGGACGAGCCGTTCGGCGCCCTGGACGAGATCACGCGCTCCGCCATGCGCTACGAGCTGCTGCGTATCTGGCGCGCCTCGCCGGGCGCCGAGCGCACGGTGGTCTTCGTGACGCACAGCATTACGGAAGCGGTCCTGCTCTCTGACCGCGTCGTCGTAATGACACCACAGCCCGGGCGCATCGCGGCGACGCTCGAGATCGACCTGCCGCGGCCGCGGGACGAAGAGCTGGAGACAGCGCCGGAGTTCCTCGAGTACACGCGGCGCCTGCGGGCCCTGCTCCGCCCGGTGGTGGCGGCATGA
- the cofE gene encoding coenzyme F420-0:L-glutamate ligase encodes MAASVTVTGIEGIPEVRPGDDLARLIVEAARAQGTPLQDGDVLIVTQKVVSKAEGRFVDLNEVEPSPLAIELATNWAKDARHVEVVLREAKRIVRMDHGVIICETRHGFVCANAGVDASNVPGNDRVLLLPLDPDQSAARIRQGVLTAAGADVAVIISDTFGRPWRTGYTEVAIGVAGMLPIIDYVGQQDAQGRELRATWICVADELASCAELVTGKVNQVPAAIIRGYAVPRGEGSAREIVRQAERDMFR; translated from the coding sequence GTGGCCGCATCCGTAACGGTTACCGGCATCGAGGGCATCCCGGAGGTCAGGCCGGGCGACGACCTCGCGCGCCTGATCGTTGAGGCCGCGCGGGCGCAGGGCACGCCTCTGCAGGACGGCGACGTCCTGATCGTGACCCAGAAGGTAGTATCGAAAGCCGAGGGGCGCTTCGTGGACCTGAATGAGGTCGAGCCTTCGCCGCTCGCCATCGAGCTGGCCACGAACTGGGCGAAGGACGCCCGTCACGTTGAGGTGGTGTTGCGCGAGGCCAAGCGCATCGTGCGCATGGACCACGGCGTCATCATCTGCGAGACCCGCCATGGCTTCGTGTGCGCCAACGCCGGCGTCGACGCCTCCAACGTACCCGGGAACGACAGGGTCCTCCTGCTCCCGCTCGACCCCGACCAGTCCGCGGCGCGCATACGCCAGGGCGTCCTGACGGCCGCCGGAGCGGACGTGGCCGTGATCATCTCAGACACGTTCGGGCGGCCGTGGCGCACCGGCTACACGGAGGTCGCTATCGGCGTGGCGGGAATGCTGCCCATCATCGACTACGTCGGCCAGCAGGACGCGCAGGGACGCGAGCTCAGGGCAACGTGGATATGCGTCGCGGACGAGCTCGCCTCCTGCGCCGAGCTCGTAACGGGGAAAGTGAACCAGGTGCCGGCCGCGATAATCCGCGGCTACGCCGTCCCCCGCGGCGAGGGGTCGGCAAGGGAGATCGTGCGCCAGGCCGAGCGCGACATGTTCAGGTAG
- a CDS encoding ABC transporter permease — MSVPIAGEREWAADEAAPRGAGRSAGVRRTLGSLAAEALPSAVGLALALSAWEAWVRIRDVKVYLLPPPSLVAERLYERADMFAREGLRTLEGAMLGFAVGAGVALVLATIMAQSRFLERAIFPLAILVKVTPIVAIAPLLTIWFGFGLMPKVFISALIVFFPVMVNALVGFRSVDPNALALLESLAARRHEVFLLLRVPSSLPYVFAAFKVSIPLSVIGAVVAEWFSGDRGLGRVIYIANNNLDMPTAFGGIFTLAVIGVGLFLITSHLERRVLFWHESNVEPQ, encoded by the coding sequence ATGAGCGTCCCCATCGCCGGCGAGCGCGAATGGGCGGCGGATGAGGCTGCGCCAAGAGGCGCAGGGCGCAGCGCCGGCGTCCGGCGGACCCTGGGTTCGCTCGCCGCGGAGGCGCTGCCATCGGCGGTGGGCCTGGCGCTTGCTCTGTCCGCCTGGGAAGCATGGGTGCGCATCCGCGACGTGAAGGTCTATCTGCTCCCGCCTCCCTCACTGGTGGCCGAGCGGCTATACGAGCGCGCGGACATGTTCGCCCGGGAAGGGCTGCGCACCCTGGAAGGGGCCATGCTGGGCTTCGCCGTGGGCGCGGGCGTGGCCCTGGTGCTGGCGACGATCATGGCCCAGTCGCGATTCCTGGAGCGGGCAATCTTCCCGCTCGCCATCCTCGTCAAGGTCACGCCTATCGTCGCCATCGCGCCGCTGCTCACGATCTGGTTCGGCTTTGGCCTCATGCCCAAGGTGTTCATATCGGCGCTGATCGTCTTCTTCCCGGTCATGGTGAACGCGCTCGTCGGCTTTCGATCCGTGGACCCGAACGCCCTCGCTCTGCTGGAGTCTCTGGCAGCGCGGCGCCACGAGGTCTTCCTGCTTCTGCGTGTGCCCTCATCCCTGCCCTACGTGTTCGCGGCCTTCAAGGTCTCGATCCCGCTGAGCGTCATCGGCGCGGTCGTCGCCGAGTGGTTCAGCGGGGACCGCGGCCTTGGGCGGGTGATCTACATCGCCAACAACAACCTGGACATGCCCACGGCGTTCGGCGGTATCTTCACGCTGGCGGTGATCGGCGTCGGGCTGTTCCTGATAACCTCCCACCTCGAGCGCCGGGTGCTGTTCTGGCATGAGTCCAACGTGGAGCCGCAGTGA
- a CDS encoding CGNR zinc finger domain-containing protein, with protein sequence MGTHPYAPGELELVRAFVNTLDVEGGTDEFSTLEGLNAFYVEKGLLEDGVAGENDRVAAVTVREALRAFLKANHGEPADPEAVRALNEAFKSLPLTLRVAPDGSLALEPSQGGAGGALARIVAIVFRAMAEGTWSRLKICKSDSCQWAFYDYSRNRSGNWCSMAVCGNRTKVRRFQARARARGPGAAAARQT encoded by the coding sequence GTGGGCACCCATCCTTACGCTCCCGGCGAGCTCGAACTGGTGCGCGCCTTCGTCAACACCCTGGACGTCGAAGGCGGCACCGATGAATTCTCGACCCTCGAAGGCCTGAACGCTTTTTATGTCGAGAAAGGCCTGCTCGAGGACGGCGTCGCCGGCGAGAACGACCGGGTGGCAGCCGTCACAGTCCGTGAGGCGCTGCGCGCCTTCCTCAAGGCCAACCACGGCGAGCCGGCCGACCCGGAGGCGGTGCGGGCCCTGAACGAGGCCTTCAAGTCGCTTCCCCTCACCCTGCGGGTTGCGCCGGACGGCTCCCTTGCTCTGGAGCCGTCGCAGGGCGGCGCCGGCGGCGCGCTTGCCCGCATCGTCGCCATCGTCTTCAGGGCCATGGCGGAGGGCACCTGGTCACGCCTCAAGATCTGCAAGAGCGACTCCTGCCAGTGGGCCTTCTACGACTACTCCCGCAACCGCTCCGGCAACTGGTGCTCGATGGCGGTGTGCGGCAATCGCACGAAGGTGAGGCGCTTCCAGGCCAGGGCCAGAGCCCGCGGTCCCGGTGCCGCCGCTGCCCGCCAGACATGA
- the npdG gene encoding NADPH-dependent F420 reductase, which translates to MAKRIGLIGGTGPEGKGLAARFARAGIEVRIGSRSAERGAETAAEVSVLSGGRVTGGTNAEAVRDVDIVVVTVPYAGMADTLRDLAEAIGSAVVVSAVVPLQFSRARVAAIHVPEGSAAEEAQKLLPAARVVGAFQNLSAGHLLDLDHAINGDVIVCGDDAAAVRATIELAETIAGVRGINGGPLANSHYVEEITALLLNINRLHKTETHVKIAGL; encoded by the coding sequence GTGGCTAAGCGCATCGGTCTCATCGGCGGCACGGGCCCGGAGGGCAAAGGCCTGGCCGCCCGCTTCGCACGCGCCGGCATCGAGGTCCGCATCGGCTCGCGCTCGGCGGAGCGCGGCGCCGAAACGGCGGCGGAGGTCTCGGTCCTCTCTGGCGGCCGCGTTACCGGCGGCACAAACGCAGAAGCCGTGCGCGACGTGGACATCGTCGTGGTCACGGTGCCTTACGCCGGCATGGCCGACACCTTGAGGGACCTTGCCGAAGCCATTGGCAGCGCCGTCGTCGTCTCCGCGGTGGTGCCGCTGCAGTTCTCCCGGGCACGCGTCGCGGCCATCCACGTGCCGGAAGGCTCGGCGGCAGAGGAAGCGCAGAAGCTCCTGCCGGCCGCGCGCGTCGTCGGCGCTTTCCAGAACCTCAGCGCCGGCCACCTGCTGGACCTCGATCACGCGATCAACGGGGACGTAATCGTCTGCGGCGACGACGCCGCTGCCGTGCGCGCCACCATCGAGCTGGCCGAGACGATAGCCGGCGTGCGGGGAATCAACGGCGGCCCGCTCGCGAACTCGCACTATGTCGAGGAGATCACGGCATTGCTCCTGAACATCAACCGCCTGCACAAGACCGAGACCCACGTGAAAATCGCTGGTCTCTGA